Within the Bacteroidales bacterium genome, the region AGCCTCGAAAACGAACATTCTGAATTAAACACTGACTTTATGAACAGACGCTAATTATTTTAGCTGTAAATAAGTAAACATGTATCCGGAAAATATTATAAAAGGCATTGAATTAAAAAACCAAGATATTATAAATAGAATTTATAAAACATATTTTGGTTCAATTCATATAATGATAAAAAAAAATCATGGAACAAAGGAAGAATCCAAAGATGTTTTTCAGGAAGCTATGATAATTATTTATAAACGAATTAAAGACAAAGGGCTTAATCTCACCTGTTCATTTAAAACATATATATATTCTATTTGTTATAATTTATGGTTAAATGAAATAAATAAAAAAAAAAATTAACAATAGATTATACAAATTGTGATAAGTATATAGACGAAGATAATTTTGATAAAGAAAAAATATTTATTGAAGAAAAAAAGTATGAATTATTTGAAAAACATTATGACCAATTAGATGAAAAATGTCAAAAAATATTAAAATTACATTTTAGCAAAGTAAATATAGCCGAAATAAGAAAAATAATGGCATATAAAACCAATAAATATACAATTGAACAAAAACATATATGTAAAAAAAAGTTAATTAATATTATAAAAAATAACCCTGAATTTAAAAAATTAAAAAATGGATTATACTAAATTTATTAAGCCCTACATCAATGATGAGCTAAATGACGAAGAAAAGAAATTATTTGAAGAAAGTTTAAAATTTAAGCCCGAGCTATTAAAAGAAATTAAACAATTAGCAAAAACAAGTTTATTTATTAAAGAACAACGTAAACTATTTCCGGATTTAAAGAAGAATAATCATTCAAATAATTCTGAAAAAGAAGAAAACAATAACACAAATATAAATACAGATACCAATAATAATACTAATACTAACATAAATATTAGTACAAATACCAATCTTGATACAGATACTATTTCTAAAGACGAAATATTAAATGATATAAACAATTATAAAAGTACAAAACCTGAAACAGAAGATATATTAGAGCTAAGAGAAAAATTAGAAAAAGGATACGAAAATTATATAAAAACTGAAAATAAAGAACGTAACTTAAATCTTAATATATGGTATTATGTTGCTGCATCTGTTATTCTTATTGTTGCTATAGGAAGTATGTTCTTATTTTTTCAAAATAAAACATATAGTAGCGAAGAAATCTTTTCAATGTATTATAAACCTCTCGAAGAAAATATTATTACCCGGTCAGCAGAACAAAATTCTAATTATCTTCTTAACAATGCATTATATCAATATAGTAACCATGAATATCAAGAAGCTATTGAATTTTTTAATAAAATGCCACAAAACGAAATTAATTATGCAATTCAATTATATAAAGGAATATCATATATCGAAACTCAAAATTATGAATTGGCAATATTATCATTTAATGATATAATAACAAGTGGGGATAATCCTTTTACAATATACGCAAAATGGTATCTTGGCTTATGCTATCTTAAAGATAATCAAAAAGATAAAGCAATAAGTATTTTTAAAGAAATACAAAATAAATATTCATATTACAGCGAAAATTCAACAGAGATATTGGAAAAATTGTGATATGAATGCAGTCCTAAAATTGAAAGTTTAACAATAAAGCAGTAGAACAATAGAACCATTATTAAATTGTACTTTGGATATGCTTGATACATGCCTGCCGATAGGCAGGGCAGGCAGGTTTATACCATAAATTTTATTTTATTCCTGAAAACCGCTCCTAATATAACAATACTAAAAATAAGTATTATTACAGGCAATAAAGAAGTATAATTGATTAATCTGTTTTTTGTTGAAATAATTGGCTTTGTATCACCAATGTTAACATATCCTGCCCAATAAAACGGATGTTTATTAAGTGGAGAGGCATTTTTAATATATTCCAGTTTTGCCATTCTTAAAGCATCATCTTTTGCGATTCCTGTTGATAAGAATTTATAAAAACAATTCATTAAATATGTGCTTGTATTGTCACTAACCGACCATAATGTCATAATCAGACTTGAACAACCTGCATACCTGAATGCCCGTGCAAGGCTCATAACTCCTTCTCCTTTTCTTAATTTGCCATATCCTGATTTGCATGCACTTAATACAACTAAATCAGTATTTAACTCTAAATCGTATATTTCATAAGTATTTAAATATCCGTCATCAAGGCTATTTGTATCTTTAGAAAATACTAATTTCGTAAACATAGGATTATCATCATTAATTAAAGCGTGCATTGATAAATGTAAAATATTATAGTCTTCCGAAAGTTTTTTGAAATTATTCTCAGTAGCATTTTTACCGGTAATAATATCGCCTTTATAAAAATCAGAAATCCTTTTAACTTCGTTTACTGAGCCATTTATTGAAAAAAGTGAATCTCTATA harbors:
- a CDS encoding sigma-70 family RNA polymerase sigma factor, whose protein sequence is MYPENIIKGIELKNQDIINRIYKTYFGSIHIMIKKNHGTKEESKDVFQEAMIIIYKRIKDKGLNLTCSFKTYIYSICYNLWLNEINKKKN
- a CDS encoding tetratricopeptide repeat protein yields the protein MDYTKFIKPYINDELNDEEKKLFEESLKFKPELLKEIKQLAKTSLFIKEQRKLFPDLKKNNHSNNSEKEENNNTNINTDTNNNTNTNINISTNTNLDTDTISKDEILNDINNYKSTKPETEDILELREKLEKGYENYIKTENKERNLNLNIWYYVAASVILIVAIGSMFLFFQNKTYSSEEIFSMYYKPLEENIITRSAEQNSNYLLNNALYQYSNHEYQEAIEFFNKMPQNEINYAIQLYKGISYIETQNYELAILSFNDIITSGDNPFTIYAKWYLGLCYLKDNQKDKAISIFKEIQNKYSYYSENSTEILEKL